The Aliiroseovarius pelagivivens DNA segment GCGCTGGGCTTTCTGTTTGTCCTACTGGGCCTGACGGTGTTTATCCGAGGCCTCGATATGGCGCTGTTTCCTCTGGGCGAGGCGCTGGCGAACGCGCTGGCCTTGCGTGGCTCACTTCCCTTGCTTGTCCTGTTTGCCTTTAGCCTTGGCTTTGGCACCACCGTTGCCGAACCCGCCTTGATCGCCGTCGGGGCCGAGGCCGCGACCGTGATGTCCGAGGCCGGTGTGATCGGCCAAAGTGAGGCCGAGATGAACTTCATGGCGACCGCCCTGCGTTATACCGTGGCCGCGTCCGTCGGCGCGTCCTTGGTGTTGGGCGTCTTCCGCATCCTGATGGGCTGGCCGATCCAATGGCTGATCATTGGCGGCTACATCATGGTGGTCGCCCTGACCCCCATCGCCCCGCGCGAGATCATCGGCATCGCCTATGACAGCGGGGGTGTCACGACCTCGACCATCACGGTACCTCTAGTGACGGCGCTGGGCGTTGGTCTGGCCTCGGTCATCAAGGGGCGGAACCCGATGATTGACGGGTTCGGACTGATCGCCTTTGCATCCCTGATGCCGATCATCTTCGTGCTTCTGTTCGGATTGGTGGTGGCGACATGATCACGATCCTGACCGACCTTCTGTGGACCTTCCTCAGCGTTGTGCGCGACGTGCTGCCGATCGCGGCGGTGCTGCTGCTGTTCCAGCTTGTGATCCTGCGCAAACCCATTCCCCACCCGAAAAAGGTGGCCGTGGGCATGTTCTATGTGCTGTTGGGCCTTGCGCTGTTCCTGTCGGGACTGGAAATTGCCCTGTTCCCTCTGGGCCGCGAGATGGCCGCCCAGCTGACCGATCCCGCCTTCCTGGGGATCGAGCCCGGCGCGGCGGTCGAATGGCTGGATTACTACTGGGTCTATATCTTCGCCTTCGCCATCGGCTTTGCGACCACCATCGCCGAGCCGTCCCTGATCGCCGTCGCCTTGAAGGCGCAGGAAGCATCGGGGGGCGG contains these protein-coding regions:
- a CDS encoding DUF1538 domain-containing protein, translated to MTDTLGKLFGYLGGTARDLAPILLIVGFFQLVVLQQPIDNLGQFALGFLFVLLGLTVFIRGLDMALFPLGEALANALALRGSLPLLVLFAFSLGFGTTVAEPALIAVGAEAATVMSEAGVIGQSEAEMNFMATALRYTVAASVGASLVLGVFRILMGWPIQWLIIGGYIMVVALTPIAPREIIGIAYDSGGVTTSTITVPLVTALGVGLASVIKGRNPMIDGFGLIAFASLMPIIFVLLFGLVVAT